From the genome of Thermoflexus hugenholtzii, one region includes:
- a CDS encoding inositol monophosphatase family protein, with protein MSPSGAHLEVWLLTAIEAALAGGAVLRAHWPMPRQVHEKGFRDWVTAADLAAQEAVVAVIRRHDPAHRVLGEEGTSQEEAREAMAQGIVWVVDPLDGTTNFARRLPYFAVSVGLLVEGEPVVGVIYAPLQDMLFTAARGRGAFLNGRPIRVSETERLEQALIGLDWGHRNETREQVLAWLSYLAVRCQTVRAIGSAALGMAYVAAGWLDLYFHLALQPWDVAAAAVLVREAGGQMNRPDGSPWTFRDAGAVVSNGRLDRAVWALLGESSGR; from the coding sequence ATGAGCCCATCGGGCGCCCATCTGGAGGTCTGGCTGCTGACGGCGATCGAGGCCGCCCTGGCAGGAGGTGCGGTCCTCCGCGCCCACTGGCCGATGCCGCGCCAGGTGCACGAGAAAGGGTTCCGGGATTGGGTGACCGCGGCGGACCTGGCCGCTCAGGAGGCCGTCGTGGCGGTGATCCGGCGCCACGATCCCGCCCATCGTGTGCTGGGGGAAGAGGGCACGTCCCAGGAGGAAGCGCGGGAGGCGATGGCCCAGGGCATCGTCTGGGTGGTGGATCCTCTGGATGGGACGACGAACTTCGCCCGGCGCCTGCCGTATTTCGCCGTCTCCGTCGGCCTGCTGGTGGAAGGGGAGCCGGTGGTCGGGGTGATCTACGCTCCCCTCCAGGATATGTTGTTCACAGCCGCCCGGGGCCGGGGCGCTTTCCTGAACGGCAGGCCCATCCGGGTCAGCGAGACGGAGCGCCTGGAGCAGGCGTTGATCGGGCTGGACTGGGGGCATCGCAACGAGACGCGGGAGCAGGTCCTGGCCTGGCTGAGCTACCTGGCGGTGCGTTGCCAGACCGTGCGGGCCATCGGATCCGCCGCCCTGGGGATGGCCTACGTGGCCGCGGGCTGGCTGGATCTGTATTTCCACCTGGCGCTGCAGCCATGGGACGTGGCCGCCGCCGCCGTGCTGGTCCGGGAGGCGGGGGGACAGATGAATCGCCCGGATGGCTCTCCCTGGACGTTCCGGGATGCGGGGGCGGTGGTGAGCAACGGTCGGCTGGATCGAGCGGTGTGGGCCCTGCTCGGGGAATCCTCCGGCCGCTGA
- a CDS encoding cold-shock protein, which yields MKGTVRWFNRIKGYGFIRPDQGEKDIFVHYSGIAGDGFRNLEEGDRVEFSVRQTAKGPQAYDVTRLSA from the coding sequence ATGAAGGGAACCGTCCGCTGGTTCAACCGGATCAAGGGGTATGGCTTCATCCGCCCCGATCAGGGAGAGAAGGACATCTTCGTCCACTACTCCGGGATCGCCGGGGATGGCTTCCGGAACCTCGAGGAGGGGGACCGGGTGGAGTTCAGCGTCCGGCAGACCGCCAAGGGCCCCCAGGCCTACGACGTGACCCGCCTCTCCGCCTGA
- a CDS encoding molybdopterin biosynthesis protein, which yields MGRRIYLEDVPLEEAWTRFTRALTEAGLDAPFPGEWVPLEQALGRVTAEPIWARLSVPPYAAAAMDGFAVRAQDTVGATETQPRVLPVPPGPDGIGACYVDTGDPLPPWADAVVPVEQVQFDGEAPERATRITLYQPVPPWANVRPVAEDIAAAELVLPANHRLRPVDLGVIAACGYATVPVRRLPRVAILPTGTELIPPEEAAARGVRPGELIEFNSLVLAAQVREWGGLPTRFPIVPDDFERLLEATREAARTHDLVLINAGSSAGSEDFTARVVSTLGTLLVHGVAVRPGHPVILGILRVDGRSVPVIGVPGFPVSAALTGEIFVEPLLARWLGLPPRRRPRLDAVLTRKLLSPLGDEEWVRVTVGRVGGRYVAAPLSRGAGVLSSLVRADGILRIPRFVEGYDQGETVAVELYTDPEAIEGTILAIGSHDMALDLMAQFLAERWPGRRLRSANAGSLGGLIALRRGECHLAGTHLLDPESGEYNLPYVRRYLAGVPVVVVTLAHREQGLMVAPGNPKGIRDLRDLARPDVRFVNRQRGAGTRVLLDYYLQRLGIDPASISGYDREELTHLAVAAAVASGRADVGLGIRAAAAAMGLDFLPLALERYDLVIPQDLYEDPWFRPLRELLHDSRFRAAVAALPGYDVRAMGVEVARLGP from the coding sequence ATGGGACGCCGGATCTATCTGGAAGATGTGCCCCTGGAGGAAGCGTGGACCCGTTTCACGCGGGCCCTCACGGAAGCGGGCCTCGACGCTCCCTTTCCCGGAGAGTGGGTGCCGCTGGAGCAGGCCCTGGGCCGGGTGACCGCGGAGCCCATCTGGGCGCGCCTCTCCGTCCCGCCCTATGCGGCGGCGGCGATGGACGGCTTCGCCGTGCGGGCTCAGGATACCGTGGGGGCCACCGAGACCCAGCCCCGCGTGCTTCCCGTCCCGCCCGGTCCGGACGGCATCGGCGCCTGCTATGTGGACACCGGCGATCCCCTCCCCCCATGGGCGGACGCGGTGGTCCCGGTGGAGCAGGTGCAGTTCGATGGGGAAGCCCCGGAGCGGGCCACCCGGATCACTCTCTATCAGCCGGTCCCCCCCTGGGCCAACGTCCGCCCGGTGGCGGAGGACATCGCGGCGGCCGAGCTGGTGTTGCCGGCCAATCACCGCCTGCGGCCGGTGGACCTGGGGGTGATCGCGGCGTGCGGATATGCGACCGTGCCGGTGCGCCGGTTGCCGCGGGTGGCCATCCTCCCGACCGGAACGGAGCTCATCCCTCCGGAGGAAGCGGCGGCCCGCGGGGTGCGCCCCGGGGAGCTCATCGAGTTCAACTCGCTGGTGCTGGCGGCCCAGGTCCGGGAGTGGGGCGGGCTCCCCACGCGTTTCCCCATCGTTCCCGACGATTTCGAGCGCCTGCTGGAGGCCACACGGGAGGCCGCGCGGACCCACGACCTGGTTCTCATCAACGCCGGCTCCTCGGCGGGCAGCGAGGATTTCACCGCGCGGGTGGTCTCCACCCTCGGGACGCTGCTGGTCCATGGGGTGGCGGTGCGCCCCGGCCATCCCGTGATCTTGGGGATCCTCCGGGTGGATGGGCGTTCGGTCCCGGTCATCGGCGTCCCCGGCTTCCCGGTCTCCGCGGCCCTCACCGGGGAGATCTTCGTGGAACCGTTGCTGGCGCGCTGGCTGGGCCTTCCGCCGCGCCGGCGGCCGCGCCTGGACGCTGTGCTCACCCGCAAGCTCCTTTCCCCGCTCGGCGATGAGGAGTGGGTGCGGGTGACGGTGGGGCGGGTCGGGGGACGCTATGTGGCCGCCCCGCTTTCCCGAGGGGCGGGGGTGCTCTCCTCCCTGGTGCGGGCGGATGGGATCCTGCGGATCCCCCGCTTCGTGGAGGGCTATGACCAGGGGGAGACGGTGGCGGTGGAGCTGTATACGGATCCGGAGGCGATCGAGGGGACGATTTTGGCCATCGGCAGCCATGACATGGCGCTGGATCTGATGGCTCAGTTCCTGGCGGAGCGCTGGCCGGGACGGCGGCTGCGGAGCGCGAACGCCGGCAGCCTGGGCGGGCTGATCGCCCTGCGGCGGGGGGAGTGTCATCTCGCGGGCACCCATCTCCTGGATCCCGAGAGCGGCGAATACAACCTCCCTTATGTTCGCCGCTACCTGGCCGGCGTGCCCGTGGTGGTGGTCACCCTGGCCCACCGCGAGCAGGGCCTGATGGTGGCCCCAGGGAACCCGAAGGGGATCCGGGATCTCCGGGATCTGGCGCGGCCGGACGTGCGGTTCGTTAACCGCCAGCGGGGCGCCGGGACGCGGGTGCTGCTGGATTACTATCTGCAGCGCCTGGGGATCGATCCGGCCTCCATCTCGGGTTACGATCGGGAGGAGCTGACGCATCTGGCGGTGGCGGCAGCGGTGGCCAGCGGCCGGGCTGACGTCGGGCTTGGGATTCGAGCGGCGGCGGCGGCGATGGGGCTGGATTTCCTCCCCCTGGCTCTGGAGCGCTATGATCTGGTGATCCCCCAGGATCTGTATGAGGACCCCTGGTTCCGCCCGCTCCGGGAGCTCCTGCATGACTCCCGGTTCCGGGCCGCGGTGGCGGCATTGCCGGGTTACGATGTCCGGGCGATGGGGGTTGAAGTGGCCCGCCTCGGTCCGTGA
- a CDS encoding TetR/AcrR family transcriptional regulator: MAGRLFSQRGYYGTSIRDIAAAIRLQGGSLYAHIASKEELLWEIVDEAAQAFLSSLEPIVRSERPPLEKLRMAVAAHIRVVTERQDAAVVFNHEWRALSPKRRSEILARRDAYEALFREILREGIAAGVFRADLDVPLITRFILTALNGVAVWYQPKGPLSPDQIAEAFSDWAVRGLVRSESPSADP; this comes from the coding sequence GTGGCCGGGCGGCTCTTCAGCCAGCGCGGCTACTACGGGACGTCCATCCGGGACATCGCGGCGGCGATCCGCCTGCAGGGAGGGAGCCTCTATGCGCACATCGCCTCCAAGGAGGAGCTGCTCTGGGAGATCGTGGACGAGGCGGCGCAGGCCTTCCTCTCCAGCCTGGAGCCCATCGTCCGCTCGGAGCGGCCTCCTCTGGAGAAGCTGCGCATGGCGGTGGCCGCCCACATCCGGGTGGTGACGGAGCGTCAGGATGCGGCGGTGGTCTTCAACCACGAATGGCGGGCGCTGAGCCCGAAACGCCGGAGCGAGATCCTCGCCCGCCGGGACGCCTATGAGGCGCTCTTCCGGGAGATCCTGCGGGAGGGGATCGCGGCCGGTGTCTTCCGGGCAGACCTGGATGTCCCGCTGATCACCCGCTTCATCCTGACCGCCTTGAACGGGGTGGCCGTGTGGTATCAGCCGAAAGGCCCGCTCTCGCCGGATCAGATCGCGGAGGCCTTCAGCGACTGGGCGGTGCGAGGGCTGGTTCGCTCGGAATCCCCGTCTGCGGATCCGTGA
- the paaA gene encoding 1,2-phenylacetyl-CoA epoxidase subunit PaaA has protein sequence MITYRIQGHPVPVPEQAPPPQEGPEYEARLAEFEARIARGEKIEPTDWMPEEYRRQLIRMISQHAHSEIVGMLPEGKWIPHAPTLRRKLILIAKVQDEGGHGQLLYRAAETLGISREEMIEAFLAGKAKYSVVFNYPTPTWADVAAIGLLIDGAAVVNQLMLAQGSYGPYARAMKRICYEESFHIKQGYDAFVALATGTPAQRQMIQEAVNRWWYPALMLFGPPDRDSVHTPTLLRWRIKTKTNDQLRQEFVDQYAPMVLRLGLTIPDPNLRYDPETGHWRFSEPDWEEFWRVIKGDGPCNAERMAVRRRAHEEGRWVREALTAKAAQRTNGGGNGRYAVAGL, from the coding sequence ATGATCACCTACCGCATCCAGGGTCATCCGGTTCCGGTTCCGGAGCAGGCGCCGCCTCCCCAGGAGGGCCCGGAATACGAGGCCCGTCTGGCGGAGTTCGAGGCGCGCATCGCCCGGGGGGAGAAGATCGAACCCACCGACTGGATGCCGGAGGAATACCGGCGTCAGCTGATCCGGATGATCTCCCAGCACGCCCACAGCGAGATCGTGGGGATGCTCCCCGAAGGGAAGTGGATCCCGCACGCCCCCACCCTCCGGCGCAAGCTGATCCTCATCGCCAAGGTGCAGGACGAGGGGGGCCACGGCCAGCTGCTGTATCGGGCGGCGGAGACCCTGGGGATCAGCCGGGAGGAGATGATCGAGGCTTTCCTGGCCGGGAAGGCCAAGTATTCGGTGGTGTTCAACTACCCCACGCCCACCTGGGCCGATGTGGCGGCCATCGGGCTGCTGATCGACGGCGCGGCGGTGGTCAACCAGCTGATGCTGGCCCAGGGCTCCTACGGCCCCTACGCCCGGGCGATGAAGCGCATCTGCTATGAGGAATCCTTCCACATCAAGCAAGGCTACGACGCCTTCGTCGCCCTGGCCACCGGCACCCCCGCCCAGCGGCAGATGATCCAGGAGGCGGTGAACCGCTGGTGGTATCCGGCGCTGATGCTCTTCGGCCCGCCGGACCGCGACTCGGTGCACACCCCGACGCTGCTGCGCTGGCGCATCAAGACGAAGACCAACGACCAGCTGCGGCAGGAGTTCGTGGATCAATACGCGCCGATGGTGCTGCGCCTGGGCCTCACCATCCCGGATCCGAACCTGCGCTACGATCCCGAGACCGGGCACTGGCGCTTCAGCGAGCCGGACTGGGAGGAGTTCTGGCGGGTGATCAAGGGCGACGGCCCTTGCAACGCGGAGCGGATGGCGGTCCGGCGCCGGGCCCACGAGGAGGGGCGCTGGGTGCGGGAGGCTCTAACAGCGAAGGCGGCGCAGCGGACGAATGGAGGGGGCAATGGCCGATACGCAGTGGCCGGTCTATGA
- the paaB gene encoding 1,2-phenylacetyl-CoA epoxidase subunit PaaB → MADTQWPVYEVFLQEKRGDPHVHVGAVHAPDPEMALILAKEQFARRGRCASLWVVPAEAIYASRAEEAEELFASALEKEYREPRGFRVTERVRRWMERHGQSLPEAE, encoded by the coding sequence ATGGCCGATACGCAGTGGCCGGTCTATGAGGTCTTCCTCCAGGAGAAGCGGGGCGACCCCCACGTCCACGTGGGAGCGGTCCACGCCCCCGACCCGGAGATGGCCCTGATCCTGGCCAAAGAGCAGTTCGCCCGTCGGGGCCGTTGCGCCAGCCTGTGGGTGGTCCCCGCGGAAGCGATCTACGCTTCCCGGGCCGAGGAGGCGGAGGAGCTGTTCGCCTCCGCTCTGGAGAAAGAGTATCGGGAGCCCCGGGGCTTCCGGGTGACGGAGCGGGTGCGGAGGTGGATGGAGCGCCATGGCCAGTCCCTCCCTGAAGCCGAATGA
- the paaC gene encoding 1,2-phenylacetyl-CoA epoxidase subunit PaaC, producing the protein MASPSLKPNEAVPLPDPLREAVGHLLLAMADDEVLLGHRDAEWVGHAPILEADIAMASIAQDEIGHAVLWYSLLQELGWPDPDRMAYFRDPPEFRNATLVELPRGDWAFTVVRQFLFDYAEKVRLEALMNSAYPPLAAAATKVRREETYHLMHSRAWVLRLGDATEESHRRMQAALEQAWPHALGLFEPAPGEDLRVAAGIQPPEAELRARWEAEVRPILEAASLKIPEAEPVYGGRIGRHTEHLTALLTDFQMVARSGMGETW; encoded by the coding sequence ATGGCCAGTCCCTCCCTGAAGCCGAATGAAGCGGTTCCGCTCCCGGATCCCCTCCGGGAGGCGGTGGGGCATCTTCTTCTGGCGATGGCCGACGACGAGGTCCTGCTGGGCCATCGGGACGCGGAGTGGGTGGGCCATGCCCCCATCCTGGAGGCGGACATCGCCATGGCCAGCATCGCCCAGGACGAGATCGGGCATGCGGTCCTCTGGTATTCGTTGCTGCAGGAGCTGGGGTGGCCCGACCCCGACCGCATGGCCTACTTCCGGGATCCCCCGGAGTTCCGCAACGCTACCCTGGTGGAGCTGCCCCGGGGGGATTGGGCCTTCACGGTGGTCCGCCAGTTCCTTTTCGATTACGCGGAGAAGGTCCGCCTGGAGGCCTTGATGAACAGCGCCTATCCGCCGCTGGCGGCGGCGGCGACGAAGGTCCGCCGGGAGGAGACCTATCATCTGATGCACAGCCGGGCCTGGGTGCTGCGGCTGGGGGATGCCACAGAGGAGAGCCACCGCCGGATGCAGGCGGCTCTGGAGCAGGCATGGCCGCACGCCCTGGGGCTGTTCGAGCCGGCGCCCGGAGAGGACCTGCGGGTGGCGGCGGGGATCCAGCCGCCGGAGGCCGAGCTGCGGGCCCGCTGGGAGGCGGAGGTGCGTCCCATCCTGGAGGCGGCCTCCCTGAAGATCCCGGAGGCGGAGCCCGTTTACGGCGGGCGGATCGGCCGGCACACGGAGCACCTGACTGCCCTGCTAACGGATTTCCAGATGGTCGCACGCTCCGGGATGGGGGAGACATGGTGA
- the paaD gene encoding 1,2-phenylacetyl-CoA epoxidase subunit PaaD — MVNDGRADGPGLTREAILAALEAVKDPEIPTVSVVDLGLIYDVRVGDDMVEVDFAPTFVGCPALHVMEREIVERIQALGARRVQVRRIYRPPWTPERMSERARQALRELGIAPPRPSAGEITPELLKGVPCPFCGSTSTRMENLFGPTSCRALFYCEACRQPFEAFKPL; from the coding sequence ATGGTGAACGACGGACGGGCGGACGGGCCGGGGCTGACCCGGGAGGCGATCCTCGCCGCGCTGGAGGCGGTGAAGGATCCGGAGATCCCCACGGTCTCGGTGGTGGACCTGGGGTTGATCTACGACGTCCGGGTGGGCGATGACATGGTGGAGGTGGACTTCGCGCCCACCTTTGTGGGGTGTCCGGCCCTGCACGTGATGGAGCGGGAGATCGTCGAGCGCATCCAGGCCCTGGGGGCGCGGCGGGTTCAGGTGCGGCGGATATATCGGCCGCCGTGGACACCGGAACGGATGAGCGAGCGGGCACGACAGGCGCTTCGGGAGCTGGGGATCGCGCCGCCCCGGCCGTCTGCGGGGGAGATCACCCCGGAGTTGCTGAAGGGGGTGCCGTGCCCCTTCTGCGGCTCCACGAGCACGCGGATGGAGAACCTCTTCGGGCCCACCTCGTGCCGCGCGCTGTTTTATTGTGAGGCATGCCGGCAGCCTTTTGAGGCCTTCAAGCCGCTGTAA
- a CDS encoding DNRLRE domain-containing protein, with protein sequence MSFETRRGRSLPVGWLITLGILTLMGMGLLLRSRRPPSPSPTLTEGTLPSSSPTLSATPALRDLCAPEMLPRIHAPRFEGPIPFEQSAIAWFGQVSPTRNYTDIRVGYNARELFIYLAIFDRHLWYDENPTPQTLTQWDAATILLDTSGGDRLSLSSWRFVAQLYSEPSPSRRNVERGSAEGWKPIHVPFNAVPGWRGNALNDDRESDRGWAMGFTIPFSSLGLTSAPPEGTIWRLAVRVHDRDSMEDPPLEETSWPPSASPDDPSCWGFLHFGLPAYHATAVPTGYIRIRRPVRNSPLVPDANVGGTTSNQCPGDEHYIWNEWGNRNDGHAPDFNIQNQSDVADWPCFAKYYVTFPLDAIPRGKTIISATLTLHQFGNAGDPGQARPSWIQVLIASADWDEETITWNNAPLAYENVGGAWVDPLLEWPGWPGVPRTWDVSYAVAQAYARGEPLRLILYSADSAYHSGKYFVSSDAEDWNTEGRPLLEVWWGESR encoded by the coding sequence ATGTCCTTTGAAACGAGAAGAGGTCGATCGCTCCCGGTCGGATGGCTCATCACGCTGGGCATCCTCACGCTGATGGGGATGGGCTTGCTGCTCCGCTCGCGACGGCCCCCGTCTCCTTCCCCCACCTTGACCGAAGGAACGCTCCCGTCCTCATCTCCAACCCTTTCCGCCACCCCTGCGCTCCGGGATCTCTGTGCCCCTGAGATGTTGCCTCGGATTCATGCCCCCCGCTTCGAAGGCCCGATCCCCTTCGAGCAGAGCGCCATCGCCTGGTTCGGGCAGGTCTCCCCCACGCGGAACTATACCGACATCCGCGTGGGCTACAACGCCCGCGAGCTCTTCATCTACCTGGCCATCTTTGACCGTCACCTCTGGTATGATGAGAACCCCACGCCGCAGACGCTGACGCAATGGGACGCCGCAACGATCCTGCTGGACACCTCCGGCGGCGATCGGCTTTCTCTTTCGTCATGGCGCTTCGTCGCCCAGCTCTACAGCGAGCCCAGCCCGTCTCGACGGAACGTCGAGCGGGGAAGCGCCGAAGGCTGGAAGCCGATCCACGTTCCGTTCAACGCGGTCCCGGGCTGGCGGGGAAACGCCCTGAACGACGACCGCGAGAGCGACCGGGGCTGGGCCATGGGCTTCACCATTCCCTTTTCCAGCCTGGGCCTGACCTCCGCGCCCCCCGAGGGGACCATCTGGCGGCTGGCCGTTCGGGTTCATGACCGGGATTCCATGGAAGATCCACCCCTCGAGGAGACCTCCTGGCCGCCCTCCGCCTCGCCGGACGACCCAAGCTGCTGGGGCTTTCTGCACTTCGGCCTCCCCGCTTATCACGCCACCGCCGTCCCGACTGGTTACATCCGGATCCGCCGCCCTGTGCGGAACAGCCCCCTCGTCCCGGACGCCAACGTGGGCGGCACCACATCCAACCAGTGTCCCGGCGATGAACACTACATCTGGAACGAATGGGGGAACCGCAACGACGGCCACGCGCCCGACTTCAACATCCAGAATCAATCCGATGTCGCTGACTGGCCGTGCTTCGCTAAATATTACGTGACCTTCCCTCTGGACGCGATTCCGCGGGGGAAGACAATCATCTCGGCTACGCTCACCCTCCATCAGTTCGGCAACGCCGGGGATCCCGGACAGGCCCGGCCTTCATGGATCCAGGTGCTGATCGCCTCGGCGGATTGGGATGAGGAGACCATCACCTGGAACAACGCGCCGCTGGCATATGAGAACGTCGGCGGCGCCTGGGTGGATCCCCTTCTCGAGTGGCCGGGGTGGCCTGGCGTTCCCCGCACCTGGGATGTCTCCTATGCGGTCGCGCAGGCCTATGCGCGGGGCGAGCCGCTGCGGCTGATCCTCTACAGCGCCGATTCGGCTTATCACAGCGGCAAATATTTCGTGTCCTCCGACGCCGAAGACTGGAACACGGAGGGACGACCGCTTCTGGAGGTATGGTGGGGGGAGTCCCGTTGA
- a CDS encoding DMT family transporter, with the protein MRAGDMAILLALGAIWGASYLFFALGVRTIPPFTFVAGRLLIAAALLGLFRRLRPGPRADPPWGTYLVMGAFNAALPHTLVAWSERTIASGLAGVLIATMPLWAAGFTAIGLREERPSRRQLAGLLLGFLGILVLLFPDLRRAAHAHLLSEGAVVAAAISYAAATVYARRALRGVPPVDAAIGQLGCGGWMALPLSLLLDRPWALSPAPESLAALILLAVLGTAIAYVMYYALLERTGVIGVSLVVYLNPIFAVLWGALWLGEPLSGWLLAGLALILAGVFLAGR; encoded by the coding sequence ATGCGCGCGGGGGATATGGCGATCCTGCTGGCGCTGGGGGCCATCTGGGGGGCCTCGTATCTCTTTTTCGCCCTTGGGGTGCGGACGATCCCGCCGTTCACGTTCGTGGCGGGACGGCTGTTGATCGCCGCCGCCCTCCTCGGGCTGTTCCGACGGCTCCGTCCGGGCCCCCGGGCGGATCCGCCCTGGGGGACCTATCTGGTGATGGGGGCCTTCAACGCCGCGCTTCCCCACACGCTGGTCGCCTGGAGCGAGCGGACCATCGCCAGCGGGCTGGCGGGGGTGCTGATCGCCACCATGCCCCTCTGGGCCGCCGGGTTCACGGCCATCGGGTTGCGGGAGGAGCGACCCTCGCGGCGCCAGCTGGCCGGGCTGCTCCTGGGCTTCCTGGGGATCCTGGTCCTGTTGTTCCCGGACCTGCGGCGGGCGGCTCATGCGCATCTGCTCAGCGAGGGGGCCGTGGTAGCAGCCGCCATCTCGTATGCCGCAGCCACCGTCTACGCCCGACGGGCGCTGCGGGGGGTCCCGCCGGTGGACGCGGCCATCGGGCAGCTGGGATGCGGTGGATGGATGGCGCTCCCCTTGAGCCTGCTCCTGGATCGGCCGTGGGCGCTCTCCCCGGCCCCTGAGTCCCTCGCCGCCCTGATCCTTCTGGCGGTCCTGGGCACGGCGATCGCTTACGTGATGTATTATGCGCTGCTCGAGCGGACCGGGGTGATCGGGGTTTCCCTGGTGGTGTATCTCAATCCGATCTTCGCGGTGCTCTGGGGGGCGCTATGGCTCGGCGAGCCCCTCTCAGGGTGGCTTCTCGCAGGCCTGGCGCTGATCCTGGCCGGGGTGTTTCTGGCCGGGCGGTGA